A stretch of the Vigna radiata var. radiata cultivar VC1973A chromosome 7, Vradiata_ver6, whole genome shotgun sequence genome encodes the following:
- the LOC106766156 gene encoding uncharacterized protein LOC106766156 translates to MYKQARTLGKRPNWLEDDTWNALLEKWNMPLYRKNCETAKKNRTSQKGGCLHTGGSINVHEHAIRLELGRSVHVDEIFQQTHIRQSTGEFVDERSRRTHEQFVAKFSQIRSENASIGASASSPLDPADEERLRNRCWLEDVGGKYKGRVYGIGNLEKFQGFLGVLLPFLPPSAAATAQDFLNVQNVPAQTQAPNDVQAEQQAAEQQPPDQQPPEQQLQDHQSPDQPPPLDGNRYMDY, encoded by the exons ATGTATAAACAAGCTAGAACTCTAGGAAAAAGACCTAATTGGCTAGAGGATGATACTTGGAATGCTCTTCTGGAAAAGTGGAACATGCCactatatagaaaaaattgtgAAACAGCTAAGAAGAATCGCACATCTCAAAAGGGTGGTTGTTTGCACACAGGAGGATCTATTAATGTGCATGAGCATGCTATTCGTTTG GAGCTTGGCCGGTCTGTGCAtgttgatgaaatatttcaGCAAACACATATTCGTCAATCAACGGGGGAATTTGTGGACGAAAGGTCTAGGCGGACCCAT GAACAATTTGTAGCAAAGTTTTCTCAAATAAGATCTGAGAATGCATCTATTGGTGCCTCAGCAAGTAGTCCTCTAGATCCTGCCGATGAGGAAAGATTGAGAAACCGATGTTGGTTAGAGGATGTTGGTGGAAAATACAAGGGACGTGTATACGGGATTGGAAAT CTTGAAAAGTTTCAAGGCTTTCTTGGCGTCCTCCTGCCATTCCTTCCGCCTTCGGCAGCCGCAACTGCACAAGACTTTTTAAACGTCCAAAATGTTCCAGCTCAAACTCAAGCACCCAATGATGTCCAAGCAGAACAACAAGCTGCAGAACAACAACCACCGGACCAGCAACCACCGGAACAACAACTACAGGACCACCAATCACCGGATCAGCCACCACCACTAGATGGAAATAGATATATGGATTATTAG